A genomic window from Calonectris borealis chromosome 26, bCalBor7.hap1.2, whole genome shotgun sequence includes:
- the ETV7 gene encoding transcription factor ETV7 has product MQGKVAVSSSSPVVAASLPAPSQARHAPISEGEIFKLPGRLRIQPSLWSKDDVIHWLRWAEKEYSLRQTDESKFEMNGKALCILTKDDFRYRAPSSGDVLYEILQYIKTQRRALVCSPLLNSAFREARSREEGTDWSAEAAPVAVSSRLGCAAQPVSHSHAEPLNLSHHSSEGSCRADTVCSFPTTLSAPVDGKIADCRLLWDYVYQLLSDSRYKPYIKWEDEEAKVFRVVNPNGLAQLWGNHKNRMNMTYEKMSRALRHYYKLNIIKKEPGQKLLFRFLKTPGEIIHEKSSKLEQLENEDHKDLKEDPLEGSP; this is encoded by the exons ATGCAG GGTAAAGTGGCAGTCAGCTCTTCCAGCCCCGTTGTCGCAGCTTCGTTACCAGCCCCATCCCAGGCCAGACATGCACCCATCAGCGAGGGGGAGATCTTCAAGCTTCCAGGCAGGCTGA GAATCCAGCCCTCACTGTGGAGCAAGGATGACGTGATCCACTGGCTAAGATGGGCTGAGAAAGAGTATTCCCTTCGGCAAACCGACGAAAGCAAGTTTGAAATGAACGGCAAAGCCCTGTGCATCCTCACCAAGGATGACTTCAGATACCGAGCTCCGAGCTCAG GTGATGTGTTATACGAAATACTCCAGTACATTAAGACGCAAAGAAGAGCTCTGGTGTGCAGCCCGTTGCTGAACTCAGCCTTCAGGGAAGCCAGGAGCAGAGAAGAAG GGACAGACTGGAGTGCTGAGGCTGCCCCAGTTGCTGTTTCCTCCCGCCTGGGTTGTGCAGCACAGCCTGTGTCCCACAGCCACGCAGAGCCGCTGAACCTCTCCCATCACAGCTCGGagggcagctgcagggcagatACCGTCTGCTCTTTTCCTACAACCCTGTCAGCCCCAGTGGATGGGAAAATTGCAG ACTGCAGGTTGCTGTGGGATTACGTGTACCAGCTCCTCTCTGACAGCCGCTATAAGCCTTACATCAAGTGGGAAGACGAGGAAGCCAAGGTCTTCCGGGTCGTTAACCCAAACGGACTTGCCCAGCTCTGGGGAAACCACAAG AACCGGATGAACATGACATATGAGAAGATGTCACGAGCGCTCAGACATTACTACAAACTCAACATCATCAAAAAGGAGCCAGGGCAGAAGCTGTTGTTCAG GTTTTTGAAGACTCCTGGGGAGATCATCCATGAGAAATCCAGCAAACTGGAGCAGCTGGAGAATGAGGACCATAAGGATTTGAAAGAAGACCCACTGGAGGGTTCACCGTAG
- the KCTD20 gene encoding BTB/POZ domain-containing protein KCTD20 isoform X1 has translation MSRHSSLRKRNQLLASRRPSMNVNCAGGTDWSRNLESSCSVENITVAVHESEESSVVPGGHSPAAVPRTEGLDSECRHTACPVSPQISSMLSAPEDTHNCHFQDGNKRQSEYFNTQERHGCCALSSSSNSQTAAPEKVTLVVDGTRFAVNPQIFTAHPDTMLGRMFGPGREYNFTRPNEKGEYEIAEGISSAVFRTVLDYYKTGIINCPDGISIPDLRDTCDYLCINFDFNTIKCQDLSALLHELSNDGAHKQFDSYLEELILPIMVDSARKGERECHIVVLTDEDTVDWDEDHPPPMGEEYSQILYSSKLYRFFKYIENRDVAKAVLKERGLKNIRIGIEGYPTCKEKVKRRPGGRSEVIYNYVQRPFIQMSWEKEEGKSRHVDFQCVRSKSLTNLVTVGDDVSEDHEVIMHHPPQVDELDRLNAPFSQMAVNDLPD, from the exons ATGAGCCGCCA CTCTTCTCTTAGGAAACGCAACCAGCTCCTCGCATCACGGAGGCCCAGCATGAATGTTAACTGTGCTGGTGGGACAGACTGGTCAAGAAATCTGGAGTCTAGTTGCTCTGTGGAAAACATAACTGTAGCAGTCCATGAGTCAGAAGAAAGTAGTGTGGTGCCAGGAGgtcacagccctgctgcagttCCCAGGACTGAGG GTTTAGATTCTGAATGCCGACACACTGCTTGTCCAGTAAGTCCCCAGATCAGTAGCATGTTGTCTGCTCCCGAAGACACGCACAACTGTCATTTCCAAGATGGAAATAAGAGACAGTCAGAATATTTTAATACCCAGGAACGCCATGGATGCTGCGCTTTGTCTTCAAGCAGCAATTCACAAACAGCGGCTCCAGAGAAAGTGACGCTTGTGGTAGATGGCACTCGCTTTGCAGTGAATCCACAGATTTTCACTGCTCACCCTGATACTATGCTGGGAAG AATGTTTGGACCAGGAAGAGAATATAATTTCACCAGGCCAAATGAAAAGGGAGAATATGAAATCGCAGAAGGAATTAGTTCAGCTGTGTTCCGGACTGTGCTG GATTATTACAAAACCGGAATCATTAACTGCCCTGATGGGATTTCCATCCCAGACCTTCGAGACACATGTGACTACCTCTGCATAAACTTTGATTTCAACACAATCAAATGTCAAGATTTAA GTGCTCTGTTACATGAGCTCTCCAATGACGGTGCTCACAAGCAGTTTGATAGCTACCTGGAGGAGCTAATTCTGCCTATAATGGTGGATAGCGCAAGGAAAGGGGAACGAGAATGCCATATTGTCGTGCTGACAGATGAAGACACCGTGGACTGGGACGAAGATCATCCACCTCCAATGGGAGAGGAGTACTCGCAGA TCCTTTACAGTTCCAAGCTGTACAGATTCTTCAAGTACATTGAGAACCGCGATGTTGCAAAAGCTGTATTAAAGGAACGGGGCCTGAAAAATATTCGCATTGGCATTGAAG GATATCCCACCTGTaaagagaaggtgaagaggaGGCCTGGCGGCCGGTCAGAAGTGATATACAACTATGTTCAACGGCCATTCATCCAGATGtcatgggaaaaggaagaaggcaAAAGCCGTCATGTTGATTTCCAGTGTGTTCGGAGCAAATCTCTAACAAACCTGGTCACTGTGGGTGATGACGTTTCAGAGGACCATGAGGTTATAATGCATCACCCCCCACAAGTAGATGAACTCGACAGGCTAAACGCACCATTCTCCCAAATGGCTGTTAACGATCTACCAGATTAG
- the KCTD20 gene encoding BTB/POZ domain-containing protein KCTD20 isoform X2: MVNSSLRKRNQLLASRRPSMNVNCAGGTDWSRNLESSCSVENITVAVHESEESSVVPGGHSPAAVPRTEGLDSECRHTACPVSPQISSMLSAPEDTHNCHFQDGNKRQSEYFNTQERHGCCALSSSSNSQTAAPEKVTLVVDGTRFAVNPQIFTAHPDTMLGRMFGPGREYNFTRPNEKGEYEIAEGISSAVFRTVLDYYKTGIINCPDGISIPDLRDTCDYLCINFDFNTIKCQDLSALLHELSNDGAHKQFDSYLEELILPIMVDSARKGERECHIVVLTDEDTVDWDEDHPPPMGEEYSQILYSSKLYRFFKYIENRDVAKAVLKERGLKNIRIGIEGYPTCKEKVKRRPGGRSEVIYNYVQRPFIQMSWEKEEGKSRHVDFQCVRSKSLTNLVTVGDDVSEDHEVIMHHPPQVDELDRLNAPFSQMAVNDLPD, from the exons ATGGTGAA CTCTTCTCTTAGGAAACGCAACCAGCTCCTCGCATCACGGAGGCCCAGCATGAATGTTAACTGTGCTGGTGGGACAGACTGGTCAAGAAATCTGGAGTCTAGTTGCTCTGTGGAAAACATAACTGTAGCAGTCCATGAGTCAGAAGAAAGTAGTGTGGTGCCAGGAGgtcacagccctgctgcagttCCCAGGACTGAGG GTTTAGATTCTGAATGCCGACACACTGCTTGTCCAGTAAGTCCCCAGATCAGTAGCATGTTGTCTGCTCCCGAAGACACGCACAACTGTCATTTCCAAGATGGAAATAAGAGACAGTCAGAATATTTTAATACCCAGGAACGCCATGGATGCTGCGCTTTGTCTTCAAGCAGCAATTCACAAACAGCGGCTCCAGAGAAAGTGACGCTTGTGGTAGATGGCACTCGCTTTGCAGTGAATCCACAGATTTTCACTGCTCACCCTGATACTATGCTGGGAAG AATGTTTGGACCAGGAAGAGAATATAATTTCACCAGGCCAAATGAAAAGGGAGAATATGAAATCGCAGAAGGAATTAGTTCAGCTGTGTTCCGGACTGTGCTG GATTATTACAAAACCGGAATCATTAACTGCCCTGATGGGATTTCCATCCCAGACCTTCGAGACACATGTGACTACCTCTGCATAAACTTTGATTTCAACACAATCAAATGTCAAGATTTAA GTGCTCTGTTACATGAGCTCTCCAATGACGGTGCTCACAAGCAGTTTGATAGCTACCTGGAGGAGCTAATTCTGCCTATAATGGTGGATAGCGCAAGGAAAGGGGAACGAGAATGCCATATTGTCGTGCTGACAGATGAAGACACCGTGGACTGGGACGAAGATCATCCACCTCCAATGGGAGAGGAGTACTCGCAGA TCCTTTACAGTTCCAAGCTGTACAGATTCTTCAAGTACATTGAGAACCGCGATGTTGCAAAAGCTGTATTAAAGGAACGGGGCCTGAAAAATATTCGCATTGGCATTGAAG GATATCCCACCTGTaaagagaaggtgaagaggaGGCCTGGCGGCCGGTCAGAAGTGATATACAACTATGTTCAACGGCCATTCATCCAGATGtcatgggaaaaggaagaaggcaAAAGCCGTCATGTTGATTTCCAGTGTGTTCGGAGCAAATCTCTAACAAACCTGGTCACTGTGGGTGATGACGTTTCAGAGGACCATGAGGTTATAATGCATCACCCCCCACAAGTAGATGAACTCGACAGGCTAAACGCACCATTCTCCCAAATGGCTGTTAACGATCTACCAGATTAG
- the KCTD20 gene encoding BTB/POZ domain-containing protein KCTD20 isoform X3 encodes MNVNCAGGTDWSRNLESSCSVENITVAVHESEESSVVPGGHSPAAVPRTEGLDSECRHTACPVSPQISSMLSAPEDTHNCHFQDGNKRQSEYFNTQERHGCCALSSSSNSQTAAPEKVTLVVDGTRFAVNPQIFTAHPDTMLGRMFGPGREYNFTRPNEKGEYEIAEGISSAVFRTVLDYYKTGIINCPDGISIPDLRDTCDYLCINFDFNTIKCQDLSALLHELSNDGAHKQFDSYLEELILPIMVDSARKGERECHIVVLTDEDTVDWDEDHPPPMGEEYSQILYSSKLYRFFKYIENRDVAKAVLKERGLKNIRIGIEGYPTCKEKVKRRPGGRSEVIYNYVQRPFIQMSWEKEEGKSRHVDFQCVRSKSLTNLVTVGDDVSEDHEVIMHHPPQVDELDRLNAPFSQMAVNDLPD; translated from the exons ATGAATGTTAACTGTGCTGGTGGGACAGACTGGTCAAGAAATCTGGAGTCTAGTTGCTCTGTGGAAAACATAACTGTAGCAGTCCATGAGTCAGAAGAAAGTAGTGTGGTGCCAGGAGgtcacagccctgctgcagttCCCAGGACTGAGG GTTTAGATTCTGAATGCCGACACACTGCTTGTCCAGTAAGTCCCCAGATCAGTAGCATGTTGTCTGCTCCCGAAGACACGCACAACTGTCATTTCCAAGATGGAAATAAGAGACAGTCAGAATATTTTAATACCCAGGAACGCCATGGATGCTGCGCTTTGTCTTCAAGCAGCAATTCACAAACAGCGGCTCCAGAGAAAGTGACGCTTGTGGTAGATGGCACTCGCTTTGCAGTGAATCCACAGATTTTCACTGCTCACCCTGATACTATGCTGGGAAG AATGTTTGGACCAGGAAGAGAATATAATTTCACCAGGCCAAATGAAAAGGGAGAATATGAAATCGCAGAAGGAATTAGTTCAGCTGTGTTCCGGACTGTGCTG GATTATTACAAAACCGGAATCATTAACTGCCCTGATGGGATTTCCATCCCAGACCTTCGAGACACATGTGACTACCTCTGCATAAACTTTGATTTCAACACAATCAAATGTCAAGATTTAA GTGCTCTGTTACATGAGCTCTCCAATGACGGTGCTCACAAGCAGTTTGATAGCTACCTGGAGGAGCTAATTCTGCCTATAATGGTGGATAGCGCAAGGAAAGGGGAACGAGAATGCCATATTGTCGTGCTGACAGATGAAGACACCGTGGACTGGGACGAAGATCATCCACCTCCAATGGGAGAGGAGTACTCGCAGA TCCTTTACAGTTCCAAGCTGTACAGATTCTTCAAGTACATTGAGAACCGCGATGTTGCAAAAGCTGTATTAAAGGAACGGGGCCTGAAAAATATTCGCATTGGCATTGAAG GATATCCCACCTGTaaagagaaggtgaagaggaGGCCTGGCGGCCGGTCAGAAGTGATATACAACTATGTTCAACGGCCATTCATCCAGATGtcatgggaaaaggaagaaggcaAAAGCCGTCATGTTGATTTCCAGTGTGTTCGGAGCAAATCTCTAACAAACCTGGTCACTGTGGGTGATGACGTTTCAGAGGACCATGAGGTTATAATGCATCACCCCCCACAAGTAGATGAACTCGACAGGCTAAACGCACCATTCTCCCAAATGGCTGTTAACGATCTACCAGATTAG